Genomic window (Sphingomonas sp. S1-29):
GCCGCGTTCGATGCCGACCCCGGCGTCCGCACCGCCTGCCAATCGACCCGCGGCGCGCTTGCCGCCGACTTCGCCGATCCCGCCGCCCCCGCCGATCTTTGGGCGCGCGCGCTCGATAGCCTCGACGGGCGGATCGACGTGCTGGTGAACAATGCCGGGGTGTTCGAGGAATCGCCGCTCGCCGCCGATCACGCCGATTGGGTCGCCGCCTGGGAGCGGACGATGCGGATCAACCTGACCGCCAGCGCCGAATTGTGCCGGCTGGCGGTGCGCCATTGGCAGCAGGGCGGGCGCGAGGGGCGGATCGTCAACATCGCCAGCCGCGCCGCCTATCGCGGCGACAGCCCTGCGCACTGGCATTATGCCGCGTCGAAGGCGGGGATGGTCGGGATGACCAAGACGATCGCCCGTGGCTATGCGCGCGAGGGCATCCTGGCGTTCGCGATCTGCCCGGGCTTCACGATGACCGGGATGGCCGAGGATTATCTCGAAAGCCGCGGCGGCGATAAATTGCTCGCCGATATTCCGCTGGGGCGTGTCGCCCAGCCAGAAGAAATCGCGACGATGGCGCGCTTCTGTGCGCTCGAGGCGCCGGCATCGATGACCGGCGCGGTGCTCGACGCCAATGGCGCGAGCTATGTGCGATGAGCGATAGCTGGAAGATCACGCTGCCCTGCACCCGCGCCGAGGCCGAGGCGATCGATCCCGAGGGCGAGGCCTTTGCCGAATTCGGCGCGCCGCCGGTGCTGATGACCCGCGAGCTGACCGAGGATGATGTCGAGGATTGGGTGATCGAAGCCTATTTCCAGGACAAGCCCGGCGCGCGCGAGATCGCGGTGCTGCGCCGGCTGGTGCCGAGCGCGGCGGCGACCAAGGCCGCGCCCGAGCGGATCATCGAGGCCGATTGGGTGACGCTGAGCCAGGCGGGGCTCGATCCGGTGGTGGCGGGGCGCTTCTATGTCCACACCAGCGCCAATCGCGGCGACGTGCCGCCGGGCTTGCGCGCGTTTCATATCGAGGCGGGGCTGGCGTTCGGCACCGGGCATCACGAGACGACCACCGGCTGCCTGCTGACGCTCGAGGCGATGCGAAAGCGCGGGGCGGTGGTGCGCAACCTGATCGATGTCGGCACCGGCACCGGGCTGCTGGCGTTTGCCGGCATGCACTTATGGCCCAATGCGCGCGCGACGGCATCGGATATCGATCCGATCTCGATCGACGTGACGCGCGAGAATGCCGCCGCCAACGGCGTGAAGCTGGGGGTAGGGCCGGGGCAGCTGACGCTCGCGGTGGCGCCGGGGATGGCGCACAACAGCATCGAGCGGCGCGCGCCCTATGACCTGGTCTTGGCGAACATCATCGCTGCGCCGCTGATCGAGCTCGCCCCGGTGATCGCGGCGGCGGTGGCGCCGGGTGGGACGGTGGTGCTGGCGGGGCTGCTCGAGCGGCAGGCGTCGGCGGTGGCGCAGGCCTATCGCAGGCATGGGCTGCGGCTGGCGGGGAAGGTGACGTTGGGCGACTGGCCGACGCTGCGCATGGTGCGGCGGGCGATTCGGTAAACCATAATCCTCCCCCGCCAGGGGGAGGGGGACCGCCGCGTAGCGGTGGTGGAGGGGGCGGTCACGGGCGGTGCGCTTGTGGCGAGGCCCCCTCCGTCAGCCTTACAGGCTGCCACCTCCCCCTGAAGGGGGAGGATTTTTGCTCATGGCATATGCTTGGGTGCCGTGGTGGATCACCTCGTCGCCCTCGACGATCTGCGCCACCGGGATCGCGGGTAGCGGCAGGATTTCCTCGTACAGCGGCGCGAAATCGGTTTCGATCGTCTGCCGCAGCAATTCGTCGAAGCTGGGGATGACGAAGTAATTCTGCTGGAAATCGTCGATCCGATAATCGGTGCGCATCACCCGGCGCAGATCGAAGCCGATCCGGTTGGGGCTGGGGTCGTCGAGCGCGAAGACGCTTTCGGCCGAGGACGAGACGATCCCTGAGCCGTAAATGCGAAGATCGCCATCCTCGCGCACCAGCCCGAATTCGACGGTGTACCAATAGAGCCGCGACAGCTGCTTGAGCGCGCCGAGCTCGAGCGCGCGCAGGCCGCCGCGGCCATAGGCTTCGAGATAATCGGCGAACACCGGATCGGCGAGCATCGGCACATGCCCGAACACGTCGTGGAAGACGTCGGGCTCTTCGAGATAATCGAGCTGGTCGGGCCGGCGGATGAAATTGCCCGACACGAAGCGGCGATTGGCCATGTGATCGAAGAACACGTCGTCGGGGACGAGCCCCGGCACCGCGACGACCTGCCAGCCGGTGAGTTTCATCAACCGTTCGGACAATTCGTCGAAATGCGGGATGCCGCCTTCGGACAATTTGAGTGCGTCGAGCCCGCGCAGATACGCCTTCGACGCGCGGCCGGGGAGCAGCTTGATCTGGCGCGCATACAGCGTGTCCCACACCGCATGTTCTTGCGGAGTGTACCGGTCCCAGCCTTGCGCGATGGTCCAGTCGGCGGATGCGCCCTCGGGCGGCTTTTCGAGTAAGTGGGTTTGATCGACCATGGACGGGGCCCTAGCATGAGCGTGGTATGAACAGAAATAGGGTGCGACCTCGCGGCTTGCGAGCAATGGGCGGCGCGGTGGCGGCGCTGCTGCTGGTGCTGGCGGTGATCGGCTATGGCTATTGGATGGCGGGGCTGGTCGGCGGCGCGATCCCGGCGAACGCAGCGTGGCGCGAGCCCGCGCAAGGCATTGAGGTCTTCGTCGAGGACAATGGCGTGCATACCGGCATCGCCTTGCCCAAGGCGATGCTGGAGGGCGCGCTCGACGGGCTGGTCGCGCCCGGGGACATTGGCGATCCGCGCTTTGCCGCGCATGAATGGCTGGTGGTCGGCTGGGGCGACCGTGCCTTCTATCTCGAAACGCCCACCTGGGCCGATGTTCGGCCGGCGACGGTGGCGGCGGCGCTGATCGGCAGCGACCGGACGGTGCTGCATGTCGAGCATATCGCGCAGCCGCGTGGCGGGCCGCAGGTGCGCGCGATCCGGCTGCGACCGGAGGAATTCGCGCGGCTGGTGGCGTTCGTGCGCGCCAGCTTCGCCGAAGGGCAGGCGGTGCGCGGCTATGCGGCCTACGACGCCTTCTATCCCGCGAACGGGCATTACAACGCGGTGCATACCTGCAACGACTGGACCGGCGCGGCCTTTCGCGCGGCAGGGGTGCGGATGGGGGAGTGGACGCCGTTTTCGCGGACGGTGATGTGGTGGTTCTAGGCCCGCCGTCGAAGCTGCGGCTGCTCACCGAAGTGCCGCGCGCGGTGATCGGGGTCGGCGGCCTGCCCTTTGCGCGGCGCGCGCTGATGGACGCGCCGCGCGGCGACGGGCGGCGGGTGATGCTGTTGCCGGGGCTGTTCAACGGCGACCGGTCGAGCCTGGTGCTGCGGCGCTATCTGAATGCGCTCGGCTATCGTGCCGAGGGCTGGGGATTGGGCCGCAATTTCGGGCAGCGCGCGATCGGTGCCGATGGCGAGCGGCTGTTCGCGGCGATCGAGGCGATGGGCGGCGGCGAGCCGGTGACGCTGGTGGGGGTTAGCCTTGGCGGGATCATGGCGCGGATCGCGGCGCACCGGCATCCCGAGCTGGTGCGCGAAGTGGTGACGATCAGTTCGCCCTTCGCGGGACCGCCGAGCGCGACCAATGTTTGGCGGGTGTACGAGCTGCTGTCGGGCGTCCGCGTCGACGATCCCGAGGTGGTGGCGTTCGCCGCGCTCGCCGCCGAGCATCCGCCGGTGCCGACCACCGCGATCTGGAGCGCCAGCGACGGATTCGTCAATGGCGCGATCTGCCGCGACGATCGCTGCCGCTCGATCGAGGTGCGCAGCAGTCATGTGTGGGTGCAGCACAACCCGCAGGTGCTGCGCGCGGTGGCGGGGGTGCTGGGGGGTGATATCTCCCCTCCCGGAACTAGTTCCCCTCCCTGGAAGGGAGGGGCTGGGGGTGGGTAGGGGCTTGGTGATACGGATCGGTTGCGCGCACGGCTTCCGTATCGCGAGCACTCGACCCACCCCCGACCCCTCCCTTCCAGGGAGGGGAGTGGATCAGTCGTCGCGTTCGGCTCGTTTGCGGCGCTTTTCTTCCTCGCGCAGGCGGCGGCCTTCTTCGGCTTCCTGCTTGCGCATCTTGCGGCCGTAGTTGCGGTCGCTTTCTTCCTGGCTGGTGGTGGTCCAGTCGACCGCTTGGCCCGCGGCCTTGACCGGCAGCGTCGCGACGTCCCACGCAGTCTTGGCGATGCAGCCGCCGCTCAGCAGCGGCAGCGCGACCAGCAATAGCAAACCCTTACGCATGTCACTCGTCCCCGGCTGCGCGGACGAAGGCGTCGCGCGCGCGATTGCCGATATACGGGAAATCGGTGAAGAATCCATCGACGCCTGCCGCCAGGTGCCGCGCGATCTCGTCGTCGATCCGCCCCGCCGCGCGCGGATCGCTGCCGCTGCGAAGATCGGTGGGGAGGAAGTAATTCTCGGCGCGGAAGGTCCAGGGGTGGACGACCAGCCCGGCGGCGTGTGCGTCGGCGACCAGCGGCGTCACTTGCCCCTCGGCAGTAACGACCAAAGGCTTTTCGGGACCGAGGCCCGCGGCATAGCCGGCGATCGCGCGCAGCCCTTCCGGCGTCAGCATCGCTGCATAGCTGGGCGCGGCGCCATCGGGCGGGCCGCCGGCCGAAGCGACGAGCTGGACCAGCCGCACGTCGGTCATCGACGCGAGCCGCTTGAGATTGTTAACCTCGAACGACTGGATGAACACCGGCGCGGTGGCGCTGTCCCAGCCGGCGGTGCGCAGTTCGGCGACCAGCCGTGCCTCCATCGGCTTGCCGATCGACGCGAAATAGCTGGGGTGCTTGGTCTCGGGGTAGATGCCGATCGTCCGCCCTGTCTCGGTCGAACGGCGCTTGGCGAGCGCGATCACTTCGGCCAGCGTCGGCACCTCGAACTGGCCGTCATAGCGCGCATTGCCCGCGCGAAGCTGCGGCAGGCGTTCCTTGGCGCGCAGCGTCTTCAGCTCGGCGAGCGTGAAGTCTTCGGTGAACCAGCCGGTGTGCGGCTGGCCGTCGATCGTCCTGGTCGCCTTGCGCGCGGCGAATTCGGGGCGGGCGGCGACGTCGGTGGTCGCGGTGATGTCGTTCTCGTGCCGCGCGACGAACACATCGTCCTTGGTGAGCACCAGATCGGGTTCGATGAAATCGGCACCCTGGTCGATCGCGAGGTCGTAAGCGGCGAGCGTGTGTTCGGGGCGTTCGCCGCTGGCCCCGCGATGCGCGATCAGCAGCGGTCTGGCAGCGGTGGGCATCGTCTTCTCCTGTGTGGCGGCGCAGCCACCGAGCGCGATCATCGCGCAAATCGCCAGCGATTTCAGCCCCAACGCCGCGCTTGCGTTGCGGGTCGTTCGCAGGGAAACACTGTTGGCCGTGCGCGTTACCCCACCAACTTCAGGGGAACGACCCATGCAATTCACCATCAACGGTACTTCCTATTCGGCGGATCCAGACATCCGCACCTCTCTACTCGATTTGTTGCGCGAGCATGTCGGCCTGACCGGCAGCAAGAAGGGCTGCGACCATGGCCAGTGTGGCGCGTGCACGGTGCTGGTGAACGGACGGCGGATCAATTCCTGCCTGACGCTGGCGGTGATGCACCAGGGCGACGAGATCACGACGATCGAGGGGCTGGGCTCGGCCGACGACCTGCACCCGCTGCAATCGGCATTCGTCCGGCATGACGGCTTCCAGTGCGGCTATTGCACGCCGGGGCAGATCTGCTCGGCGGTCGGGATGCTCGACGAGGCGGCCAAGGGCTGGCCGAGCCATGTCAGCGACCGGCTCGAGGGCGATGCCGAACTGACCGACGACGAAATTCGCGAACGAATGAGCGGCAATCTGTGCCGCTGTTCGGCCTATCCCAACATCGTCGATGCGATCCGCGAAGTTGCGCACGGCGCCGCCGAAGCCGCCGACGCCAAGGTGCCCGCATGAAGCGTTTCGACTATGCGCGCGCCGACAGCCCCGAGGCAGCGGTTGCGGCGGTGACCGATGCGAACACCCGGTTCATCGCCGGCGGCACCAATCTGCTCGACCTGATGAAGCTGCAGATCGAGACGCCCGACAAGCTGGTCGACATCAGCCGGCTCGATCTGGCGACGATCGAGGAAACCCCCGAGGGCGGGCTCTCGATCGGCGCGATGGTGCCCAATTCGGACCTCGCCGCCGATACGCTCGTGCGCGAGCGTTACCCGGTGCTGAGCCGTGCATTGCTCGCCGGCGCGTCGGGGCAGCTGCGCAACAAGGCGTCGACCGGGGGCAATCTGCTCCAGCGGACGCGCTGCTATTATTTCTACGACACCGCGACGGGCTGCAACAAGCGTGAGCCGGGCAGCGGCTGCTCGGCGATCGGCGGGCATAACCGGATCATGGCGATCCTGGGCGCGTCGGAGCAGTGCATTGCGACGCACCCGAGCGACATGGCGGTGGCGATGGCGGCGCTGGATGCAGTGGTGGTGACGCTCAAGCCCGACGGCGATCGCCGCCGGATCGCGTTTGGGGATTTCCACCGGTTGCCGGGCGATACCCCGCAGATCGACACGATCCTCGAGCCGGGCGAGCTGATCACCCATGTCGAGCTACCGCCGGCGCCCAAGGGCAGGCAATTGTACCGCAAGGTGCGCGATCGTGCCTCCTATGCCTTTGCGCTGGTGTCGGTTGCGGGGGTGGTTTCGGTCGAGGACGGCAGGATCGCCAGCGCCGCGCTGGCGTTCGGCGGACTGGCGCACAAGCCTTGGCGCGATCCCGCGGTCGAGGCGGTGCTGATCGGCCAGGCGCCTGGCGCCGCGGTGTTCGCCGCGGCCGCCGATGCATTGTTGAAGGACGCGCGCGGGCAGGGGTCGAACGACTTCAAGATCCCGCTGGCGCGCCGCACGCTGATCGCGTGCCTGAAGGAGTTGACGGCATGAGCAGCACCACCAGCGCGACGACCACCAGCCTGACGATGGACAAGCCGATCAAGGATTCGATCCTCGATCACACGGTGCAGGAGGTGCTCGGCAAGCCGCTCGACCGGATCGACGGGCCGGTCAAGGTTTCGGGCGCGGCGACCTATGCCGCCGAATTCGCCTTCGACGACCTTACCTATGGCTATCTGGTGCGCGCCGATTACGGCGCGGGGACGATCGAGGCGATCGACGCGACCGAAGCACTGGCGATGTCCGGTGTGATCGACGTCGTCCATGACTTCGAAGGCTTCATCCGCAACGCAGCGCAGGGCGGCGAGACCGAAGGGCCGACGCAGGGCGTCCAGGAGGTCGCCTATTTTGGCCAGCCGATCGCGATCGTCGTCGCCGAAAGCTACGAGATCGCGCGCGACGCCGCGCTTCGGGTGCGCGTCCAGGTGAAGCCCAAGCTCGGCGATTTCAGCGTCGAGGGGCGGCAGGGCGAGGCGTTCAAGCCGGCCGATGCATCGGCACCCGCGCACGCGGCAACGGGCGATCTCGAACAGGCGATGCTCGACGCGGACGTGACGCTCGACCAGACCTATACCACCCCCTCACAGAATTCGGCGGCGATGGAGCCGCATGCCTCGACCGCGCAATGGGACGGCGGCAAGCTGACGATCCACGGGTCGTACCAGATGCTGGCGTCGGACCGGCTGCAGCTCGCCGATACGCTGGGGATGGACCCCGAGAATGTCCGGATCGTCGCGCTGTATGTTGGCGGCGGCTTCGGATCGAAGCTGGGGATCGCGCCCGAGGTGGTAGCGGCGGCGCTGGCGGCGAAGAAGATCGGGCGCCCGGTCAAGACGGTGATGACCCGCCCGCAGGTGTTCGAGGCGACGGTGCGGCGGTCGGACACCAGCCAGCGGATCCGGCTGGCGGCGGGGGCCGATGGCCGGCTGACCGGAATCGGTCATGAGACCTTGTGCTCGAACCTCGACGGCGAGGAATATTTCGAGCCTGCGGGGATCGCGACGCACTTCCTGTACCCGGGCGATCACCGGCTGGTGACGCACGACATCATCCCGGTGAATCGCACGCTGTCGGGATCGATGCGCGCACCGGGCGAAGCGGTGGGGATGCTCGCGCTCGAGAATGCGATGGACGAACTCGCCGAGAAGCTCGGGATCGATCCGGTCGAGCTGCGCCGGCGCAACGAACCGGCGCAGGACCCGTCGAAGGCGATCCCCTATTCGTCGCGCAAGCTGCAGGATTGCCTCGACGCGGGCGCCAAAAGCTTCGGGTGGGACCAGCGCAACGCCACGCCGGGCGCGATGCGCGACGGCGAATGGCTGATTGGCCACGGCATGGCGGCGTCGACGCGCAGCAACATCCTCAAGCCGTCGCGCGCGCGGGTGTCGCTGACCCCCGAAGGACGCGCGATCGTCGAGACCGACCAGACCGATATCGGCACCGGGAGCTACACGATCCTGGGGCAGATCGCCGCCGAGATGCTCGGGCTGCCGCTCGACCAGGTCGATGTGAAGCTCGGGGATACCGACTTCCCTCCGGCGGCGGGTTCGGGCGGATCGTGGGGCGCGGGATCGAGCGGCTCGTCGGTATATCTCGCCTGCGAGGGGCTGCGCGCGAAGTTGGCCAGGGCGATGGACACGCACGAGGGTTCGCTAACGCTGAAGGACGGGCGCGCGATCGCGGGCAATCGTGCGGTGCCGCTCGCCGATTTGGTGGGCGAGGGGCTGACGCAAGAGGGGTCGATCGAGCCAGGTGAAACCTCCGAGGCGGTGAGCCAGGCGAGCTATGGCGCGCATTTCTGCGAAGTGCGGGTCAACGCGGTCACCGGCGAAGTGCGCGTGGCACGCTGGGTGAGTGCGTTCGCGGCGGGGCGCATCCTGAACGAAAAGACCGCACGGTCGCAGTGCATCGGCGGCATCGTCTTCGGCATCGGCGCGGCGCTGACCGAAGAGCTGATCCACGACGATCGCACCGGCAAATGCGTCAACCGCGATTTGGGCGAATATCATGTGCCGGTGCACGCCGATGTCCCGCCGATCGAGGTGATCTTCGTCGAAGAGCGCGACGTGTCGGCCAATCCGCTGCAGGCCAAGGGGATCGGCGAGCTCGGCATTTCGGGCGCGGGCGCGGCGGTGACCAACGCGATCTACAACGCCACCGGGGTTCGGGTGCGCAGCTATCCGATGACCTGTGACAAGTTGCTGGCGGGGTTGCCCGATTGAAGGAACCGTTCGTCCTGAGTAGGGACTGAGCGAAGGCGAAGGCCCGTATCGAAGGACAGTGCCCCGATCGGGCCGGTCCTTCGATACGCCGCTTCGACAAGCTCAGCGGCTACTCAGGACGAACGGTATCGGTAGGCCCGCATGAACGACAACGACATCATCCTGAACACCGCGCGCGATTGGGCCGGCGCGCCGATGGCGCTGGCCACCGTCGTGTCGACTTGGGGATCGGCGCCGCGGCCGCGGGGGAGCCATATGCTGATCCACGCCGATGGCCGGTTCGAGGGATCGGTGTCGGGCGGCTGCGTCGAGACCGACATTCTCGCGACCGCCGCCGAAGTGATCGCGGGCGCGCCGGCGGTGGTGAAGCACTATGGCGTCGCCGATTCTGCGGCGTGGGAAGTCGGGTTGCCCTGCGGCGGCGAGATCGCGGTGCTGGTGCAGCCGGTCGCCGCCGACGGCTTCGACCCCGAATTGTTCGATCGCATCGCCGAGGCGCGCGACGAGGGGCGGTCGCTGACCATCCAGACCGATCTCGGCAGCGGGCAATCGTCGCTGCGGCCGATCGAGGGGGCGGCGTTCGTCAACCGCTACGATCCGCCGCGCCGGCTGCTGATCATCGGCGCGGTGCAGATCGCGCAGGCCTTGGTCGAGCTGGTGCGTCCCTTGGGGATCGCGACGACGGTGATCGACCCGCGCGCGCGCTTCCTCACCGCCGAGCGCTTCCCCGGCACGACGCTCGACGATCGCTGGCCCGACGAGGCGGTGGCGGCGCTCAATCCGGGGGCGACCAGCGCGGTGGTGACGCTGAGCCATGACGTGAAGATCGACGATCCCGCGTTGATCGAGGCGCTTCGGCGCCCAACGGGCTATGTCGCCGCGCTGGGCAGCCGCAAGAGCCACGCCGCGCGCCGCGAGCGGCTGGCGGCGGCGGGGATCGGCGAGGCCGATCTCGACCGGATCGACGGTCCTGCGGGGCTCGCGATCGGCGCGATCGGCCCGGCCGAGATCGCGCTGTCGATCGCCGCGGCGATGGTGAAGGCGTTGCATGATCGCGCCTGAAGACGTCGCGCTGGTGCTGCTCGCGGCAGGGCGATCGGTGCGGTTCGGGGATGTCGACAAGCTCGAGCAGCCATTCCTCACCGAACCGCTGGCGTTCCATGTCGTGACCGCATTGGCGGCGATCCCGTTCAAGCGGCGGATCGCGGTGGTGTCGGGGACGCAGCTCGATTTCGCTGGCCGTGGCTATGAGGTGGTCGCCAACCCGCGCGCGCAGGACGGGCAAGGGCATTCGCTGGGGCTGTGCATCGCGGCGGCGCGGCGCGTCGATGCCAAGGCGGTGCTGGTGGCGCTGGCCGACATGCCGCGCGTCACCGCGGCGCATATCTGGCGGCTGATGGACGGTGCCGAGGGCGAGGACGCGGTGGTCGCGTCGAGCGATGGCGCGAGGCCGATGCCGCCGGCGCTGTTCGGGCGGGGGCATTTCGGGGCGCTGCTGGCGCTGGAGGGTGACCAGGGCGCGCGCGATCTGGTGCGCGCCGGGCACCACGTGATCGCCAGTCCCGAGGAACTGGCCGATGTCGATACGCCCGAGGATCTGGCGGCGCTGCGGAGGAAATACGCGGGGTGATGGCGGGTCCTCCCCTCCCTGAAGGGAGGGGTAGGGGGTGGGTCGGTTTGCGAGGAGCGTTACGCCAGCCAACCGGCCGACCCACCCCCAGCCCCTCCCTTTCAGGGAGGGGAGGAGCGCGCCGCCTATTCGTGCCTTAGCGCGTCGATCGGGTTTAGCGCCGCTGCGCGCCTTGCCGGGAAGAAGCCGAACACGACGCCGATCAGCGCCGAGATCGCAAACGCCACGATGTTGATCTGCAGATCGAAGATGAAGGGCACCTGCATGATCGGTACCAGCACCGCGATGACGATCTGCGCCAGGATCAGCCCGATCAGCCCGCCGAGCATCGACAACACGATCGCCTCGACCAGGAACTGCAGCAGCACCTCGCGCGCGACCGCTCCGATCGCCAGGCGGATGCCGATTTCGCGGGTGCGCTCGGTCACCGACACCAGCATGATGTTCATGATGCCGATTCCACCGACCACCAGCGAAATGCCCGCGACCGCGGTGACGATGCTGGTCAGTAGCGTCGTCGTGCCCGTCAGCGTCGCCGATATCTGTGCGGTGTCGAAGATGTTGAAGTCATCCTCGGCCCCCGTCTCGATCCCGCGGCGTTCGCGCAGCAGCGTCGAGAGCGATTCCTGCACCTGCGCGCCGTCATAGGCGGCGTCGACCCCGACGAGCATTAGCCGGATGTCGCGGTTGCCGGTGAAGCGGCGTTGCACCGTCTTGATCGGCATGATGACGACATCGTCCTGATCACCGCCGAAGCCCGCCTGGCCGCGCGTCTCGAGCGTGCCGATCACGTCGCACGACACGTCGTTGAGGCGGATGCGCTCGCCGATCGCGTCGGTTTCGCGGAACAGGTTCTGGCGGACGGTGTTGCCGATGATGCACACCGCGCGGCCGGCGGCTTCCTCGGCGGGGAGGAAGGTGCGGCCGCCGGTGAGGTTCCAGGGCTGGACCTCGAAAAAGGCGTTGGTGGTGCCGTTGATCGTCGTCGACCAGTTCGCGCCGTTGTAGATCGCGGTCGCGGTCGCCTGTGCCTGCGGTGCTACCGCCTTTACGCCCGCGACCTGGCCCTTCACCGCCTCGACATCCTGCTCCTCGAAATCGGGCGGGCGCGGTCCGCCGCCGCCGCGCCCGAAGCCCTGGCCGGGGCGGACCTGGAGGATGTTGGTGCCCAGGCTAGCGATCGATTGCTGGACCGCGGCGGTGGTCGCCTGGCCGAGCGTCACCATCGTGACGACCGCGGCAACGCCGATGACGATGCCGAGGATCGTCAGGAACGAGCGCAGCAGATGGCGGCGGATCGACCGGACGGCGAGGGTGAAGGTGGTGGAGAGCATTACTTGCTCCCCTTCCGCTGGCGGGAGGGGAGGATAGCGCAGCTTGCCAGCTTGCTGGCTAGCGGAGCTTGGAGAGGGGTCGGGCGCGCCGATGGCGCCGCGGCGCGATGCGCCGCCACCCCCTCACGCAGCTACGACTAGGCCCGCGCAAGCGCGCGGACCAAGTCTGCGCAACCCTCTCCCCCCTGCGGGGGGCGAGGGAAGAAAGGCGGCTCACGCTACCACCTCGCCGCGGGCGTGCTGGCTGTCGATGCGTTCGACCAGCCCGTCCTTGAAATGCACCACGGTGCGCGCGAACGCCGCCATGTCGCCTTCGTGCGTCACCATCAGCACGGTGATCCCGCCATTCTGGTTGAGGTCGGTGAGCAATTCCATGATCTCGATCGATCGTTCGCTGTCGAGGTTGCCGGTGGGTTCGTCGGCGAGCAGCACGTCGGGCTGGGTGACGATTGCGCGCGCGATCGCGACGCGTTGTTGCTGTCCACCCGATAGCTCGGCGGGGGTGTGGTCCCACCAGTTCGCCAGCCCGACCTTGTCGAGCGCCGCCATCCCCATTTCGCGCCGCGCCTTCTTGTCCTCGCCGCGATAGAGCAGGGGCAGTTCGACATTCTCAAGCGCCGAGGTGCGGCTGAGCAGGTTGAAGCCCTGGAACACGAAGCCCAGATAGCGCCGCCGCAGCAGCGC
Coding sequences:
- a CDS encoding SDR family NAD(P)-dependent oxidoreductase, which produces MTIHILLTGASRGIGAAIAAAFDADPGVRTACQSTRGALAADFADPAAPADLWARALDSLDGRIDVLVNNAGVFEESPLAADHADWVAAWERTMRINLTASAELCRLAVRHWQQGGREGRIVNIASRAAYRGDSPAHWHYAASKAGMVGMTKTIARGYAREGILAFAICPGFTMTGMAEDYLESRGGDKLLADIPLGRVAQPEEIATMARFCALEAPASMTGAVLDANGASYVR
- a CDS encoding 50S ribosomal protein L11 methyltransferase, which produces MSDSWKITLPCTRAEAEAIDPEGEAFAEFGAPPVLMTRELTEDDVEDWVIEAYFQDKPGAREIAVLRRLVPSAAATKAAPERIIEADWVTLSQAGLDPVVAGRFYVHTSANRGDVPPGLRAFHIEAGLAFGTGHHETTTGCLLTLEAMRKRGAVVRNLIDVGTGTGLLAFAGMHLWPNARATASDIDPISIDVTRENAAANGVKLGVGPGQLTLAVAPGMAHNSIERRAPYDLVLANIIAAPLIELAPVIAAAVAPGGTVVLAGLLERQASAVAQAYRRHGLRLAGKVTLGDWPTLRMVRRAIR
- the phhA gene encoding phenylalanine 4-monooxygenase, whose amino-acid sequence is MVDQTHLLEKPPEGASADWTIAQGWDRYTPQEHAVWDTLYARQIKLLPGRASKAYLRGLDALKLSEGGIPHFDELSERLMKLTGWQVVAVPGLVPDDVFFDHMANRRFVSGNFIRRPDQLDYLEEPDVFHDVFGHVPMLADPVFADYLEAYGRGGLRALELGALKQLSRLYWYTVEFGLVREDGDLRIYGSGIVSSSAESVFALDDPSPNRIGFDLRRVMRTDYRIDDFQQNYFVIPSFDELLRQTIETDFAPLYEEILPLPAIPVAQIVEGDEVIHHGTQAYAMSKNPPPSGGGGSL
- a CDS encoding TIGR02117 family protein — protein: MGGAVAALLLVLAVIGYGYWMAGLVGGAIPANAAWREPAQGIEVFVEDNGVHTGIALPKAMLEGALDGLVAPGDIGDPRFAAHEWLVVGWGDRAFYLETPTWADVRPATVAAALIGSDRTVLHVEHIAQPRGGPQVRAIRLRPEEFARLVAFVRASFAEGQAVRGYAAYDAFYPANGHYNAVHTCNDWTGAAFRAAGVRMGEWTPFSRTVMWWF
- a CDS encoding esterase/lipase family protein; the encoded protein is MVVLGPPSKLRLLTEVPRAVIGVGGLPFARRALMDAPRGDGRRVMLLPGLFNGDRSSLVLRRYLNALGYRAEGWGLGRNFGQRAIGADGERLFAAIEAMGGGEPVTLVGVSLGGIMARIAAHRHPELVREVVTISSPFAGPPSATNVWRVYELLSGVRVDDPEVVAFAALAAEHPPVPTTAIWSASDGFVNGAICRDDRCRSIEVRSSHVWVQHNPQVLRAVAGVLGGDISPPGTSSPPWKGGAGGG
- a CDS encoding glycerophosphodiester phosphodiesterase, with amino-acid sequence MIALGGCAATQEKTMPTAARPLLIAHRGASGERPEHTLAAYDLAIDQGADFIEPDLVLTKDDVFVARHENDITATTDVAARPEFAARKATRTIDGQPHTGWFTEDFTLAELKTLRAKERLPQLRAGNARYDGQFEVPTLAEVIALAKRRSTETGRTIGIYPETKHPSYFASIGKPMEARLVAELRTAGWDSATAPVFIQSFEVNNLKRLASMTDVRLVQLVASAGGPPDGAAPSYAAMLTPEGLRAIAGYAAGLGPEKPLVVTAEGQVTPLVADAHAAGLVVHPWTFRAENYFLPTDLRSGSDPRAAGRIDDEIARHLAAGVDGFFTDFPYIGNRARDAFVRAAGDE
- a CDS encoding 2Fe-2S iron-sulfur cluster-binding protein → MQFTINGTSYSADPDIRTSLLDLLREHVGLTGSKKGCDHGQCGACTVLVNGRRINSCLTLAVMHQGDEITTIEGLGSADDLHPLQSAFVRHDGFQCGYCTPGQICSAVGMLDEAAKGWPSHVSDRLEGDAELTDDEIRERMSGNLCRCSAYPNIVDAIREVAHGAAEAADAKVPA
- a CDS encoding FAD binding domain-containing protein; the encoded protein is MKRFDYARADSPEAAVAAVTDANTRFIAGGTNLLDLMKLQIETPDKLVDISRLDLATIEETPEGGLSIGAMVPNSDLAADTLVRERYPVLSRALLAGASGQLRNKASTGGNLLQRTRCYYFYDTATGCNKREPGSGCSAIGGHNRIMAILGASEQCIATHPSDMAVAMAALDAVVVTLKPDGDRRRIAFGDFHRLPGDTPQIDTILEPGELITHVELPPAPKGRQLYRKVRDRASYAFALVSVAGVVSVEDGRIASAALAFGGLAHKPWRDPAVEAVLIGQAPGAAVFAAAADALLKDARGQGSNDFKIPLARRTLIACLKELTA